One genomic segment of Vicinamibacterales bacterium includes these proteins:
- a CDS encoding ATP-binding protein — translation MIRTSYVALLALLSLPASSLAQTATPPPASPGAAQSPEAGQPFVRYYGPLDIGGGDQTWSITQGRDGAMYFATNRAVLEYDGSRWQRFGVGAGATTRAVAMDADNRLWYGAAADFGYFTADASGTLKPVSLAGHVPKDVAFGDVWRVFVTDTGIVFQSERAIFRWANETLTVIRPASRFSRASMVDGRIFVATPESGLTMLKGDHVEPVPGTMALATEPFPIVLKYDDHHLLLGTRAGAFVLHDGTSAMPFPLSFGGQLGQAYVYRAASLPDGSFAIGTIGAGLFVFGHDGRLRRHLDARNGLNDSTIYFITSDREGALWLGLAQGVARVDMTSALTHFDEPGVQRLRRIGGRLYAALGVGAAYLRPAAPDGSSPAAFVKLLPASGQCWDFASRSDPATPSNTSTILGCTTTLWEVRGDQLVPTLHHDDLSFRPSAFTESKIDPTRVWVGQFDGLSSLRWVGGRWIDEGRIDGIGEQLRTLVESADGTLWAGTQSQGALRVRFASPPVAGVPRPAASVDTYGTKDGLPAGGIAIIAVDGLPLFSGGLEDNQIFAFDTAARRFVRQTDFDNVVAVNPAAGGFFETDGHAVYANAGRETAVFTKQAGGHWSSEKSTFQPLGRALLSGLVADPPGVVWLASGDGQLIRFDMSLARSQPTPFPVSISRVTGTDSRLLFDLRGSTRPPLSLASTSNSLRFEYAAQTYLDEEGPEYQTRLDGFDTEWSAWSHQAFREYTNLGAGSYTFRVKARNSAAAGAAEAPFAFAILPPWYRTWWAYAAYALLAGLGLLTLTRVTRGRAVARERQRSQLTEAKLRADAAESLAQTEREGKKNVELLSEIGREITSSLEIETIFGKLYEHVNQLADADVFGVGLYRPDRHEIEYRLAIENGKRYAPYTRDTTDPNQLPVWCIDHREPVFINDVVAEHGRYIASYRENSQALEDGSMSQQPQSLIYLPLVSKDRVLGVITIQSLRKNAYTPHHLNVMRSLASYTAIALDNADAYRQLNEHEHEIRRLFEEAQKARAVAEEADAAKSAFLSTVSHELRTPLTSVLGFAKIIKKRLEDRIFPMITNPEPRVAQTIRQVDDNLGVVISEGERLTKLIDDVLDLAKIEAGKLEWHMEPVSVAEVVERATTATASLFEQKGLRLASEVAPGLPAIVGDRDRLIQVVINLVSNAVKFTPAGTITCRAARRGGNIVVSITDTGVGIAPADQPKVFERFKQVGDTLTDKPKGTGLGLPICREIVDHHGGRIWVESVPGQGSTFSFSLPLPAAAAADASTPVELAALIRQFRDEVLVSTPQSGERQSRILVVDDDPNIRELLTQELTDAGYQVLSAANGREALTVVRRERPDLVVLDVMMPEMNGFDVAAVLKNDPQTMDIPIVILSIVQDRERGFRLGIDRYLTKPIDTDLLFREVGALIEQKKSHKRVMVVDEDASTVKTLTDVLTARGYTVVEARGGDLIQRAVASQPDIILLNALSPAQADAVRLLRFEKGMEHVLFLVYQ, via the coding sequence ATGATCCGAACGAGTTACGTGGCGCTGCTGGCGCTGCTGTCATTACCTGCGTCCAGCCTCGCCCAAACGGCCACGCCTCCGCCCGCGTCGCCGGGAGCGGCGCAGAGCCCCGAAGCTGGCCAGCCATTCGTCCGGTACTACGGACCTCTCGACATCGGCGGCGGCGACCAGACGTGGTCCATCACCCAGGGGCGCGACGGTGCGATGTACTTCGCCACCAACCGCGCGGTGCTCGAGTACGACGGCAGCCGCTGGCAGCGTTTCGGCGTCGGCGCCGGCGCGACGACTCGTGCGGTGGCGATGGATGCCGACAACCGCCTCTGGTACGGCGCCGCCGCCGACTTCGGCTATTTCACAGCCGATGCCTCGGGCACGCTGAAACCCGTGTCGCTCGCCGGCCACGTGCCGAAGGACGTCGCGTTCGGCGACGTCTGGCGCGTGTTCGTCACCGATACCGGCATCGTCTTCCAGTCCGAGCGCGCCATCTTTCGGTGGGCCAACGAGACGTTGACCGTCATCAGACCGGCGTCGCGCTTCAGCCGGGCCTCGATGGTCGATGGCAGGATCTTCGTGGCGACGCCGGAATCGGGCCTGACGATGCTCAAGGGCGATCACGTCGAGCCGGTGCCCGGCACGATGGCGCTCGCGACAGAACCGTTTCCGATCGTCCTGAAGTACGACGACCACCATCTCCTGCTCGGCACTCGCGCGGGGGCCTTCGTCCTGCACGACGGCACCTCGGCCATGCCCTTTCCGCTGTCCTTTGGCGGCCAGCTGGGACAGGCCTACGTCTATCGCGCGGCGTCCCTTCCCGACGGCTCGTTCGCCATCGGCACGATCGGCGCCGGCCTGTTCGTCTTCGGCCACGATGGCCGCCTGCGCCGCCATCTCGACGCGCGCAACGGCCTGAACGATTCGACGATCTATTTCATCACCTCCGACCGCGAAGGGGCGCTGTGGCTCGGTCTGGCGCAGGGGGTGGCGCGCGTCGACATGACGTCGGCGCTCACCCACTTCGACGAGCCGGGTGTGCAGCGGCTGCGCCGGATCGGCGGACGCCTCTATGCCGCCCTGGGCGTTGGCGCCGCCTACCTGCGTCCGGCCGCGCCGGACGGCTCCTCACCGGCGGCGTTCGTCAAGCTGCTGCCCGCCTCGGGCCAATGCTGGGACTTCGCATCGCGCAGCGATCCGGCGACGCCCTCGAACACCAGCACCATCCTCGGCTGCACGACCACGCTGTGGGAGGTGCGCGGCGATCAACTGGTGCCCACCTTGCACCACGACGATCTCTCATTCAGACCCTCCGCCTTTACCGAGTCCAAAATCGATCCGACCCGCGTCTGGGTCGGCCAGTTCGACGGCCTCTCATCGCTCCGCTGGGTCGGCGGACGCTGGATCGACGAGGGGCGCATCGACGGAATCGGCGAACAGCTGCGGACGCTGGTCGAGAGTGCGGACGGCACGCTGTGGGCGGGCACGCAGTCGCAGGGCGCCCTCCGCGTGCGCTTCGCCAGTCCGCCGGTCGCGGGCGTCCCGCGCCCGGCCGCCTCCGTGGACACGTACGGCACGAAAGACGGCCTGCCCGCAGGCGGCATCGCGATCATCGCCGTCGACGGCCTGCCGCTGTTCAGTGGCGGCCTCGAAGACAACCAGATATTCGCGTTCGACACGGCCGCGCGGCGATTCGTCCGCCAGACCGACTTCGATAACGTCGTCGCCGTCAATCCCGCGGCAGGCGGCTTCTTCGAGACCGACGGCCACGCGGTATATGCCAACGCCGGCCGTGAGACCGCCGTCTTCACAAAACAGGCGGGCGGACACTGGAGTTCCGAAAAATCGACCTTCCAGCCGCTTGGCCGCGCGCTGCTCAGCGGCCTCGTCGCCGACCCGCCGGGCGTCGTCTGGCTGGCGTCGGGCGACGGTCAACTCATCCGCTTCGACATGAGCCTGGCGCGCTCGCAGCCGACGCCGTTTCCGGTGTCGATCAGCCGCGTCACCGGCACCGACAGCCGCCTGCTGTTCGACCTCAGGGGCTCGACACGGCCCCCGCTCTCGCTGGCGTCGACCTCCAACAGCCTGCGCTTCGAGTATGCGGCGCAGACCTATCTCGACGAGGAGGGCCCGGAATACCAGACGCGCCTCGACGGCTTCGACACGGAGTGGTCGGCGTGGAGCCATCAGGCGTTCCGCGAGTACACGAACCTCGGAGCCGGCTCCTACACGTTTCGCGTGAAAGCGCGGAACTCGGCGGCGGCCGGCGCCGCTGAGGCGCCGTTCGCCTTTGCGATCCTGCCGCCGTGGTACCGCACGTGGTGGGCCTACGCGGCCTACGCACTGCTGGCGGGGCTGGGGCTGCTCACGCTGACGCGCGTCACGCGCGGCCGCGCGGTGGCGCGCGAACGCCAGCGGTCGCAGCTCACCGAGGCCAAGCTGCGCGCCGACGCCGCGGAATCGCTGGCCCAGACCGAACGCGAGGGCAAGAAGAACGTCGAGCTCCTGAGCGAGATCGGCCGCGAGATCACCTCGTCACTCGAGATCGAGACGATCTTCGGCAAGCTCTACGAACACGTCAACCAGCTCGCCGACGCCGACGTGTTCGGCGTCGGCCTCTATCGCCCGGACCGGCACGAGATCGAGTACCGGCTGGCCATCGAGAACGGCAAGCGCTACGCGCCGTATACGCGCGATACGACCGATCCCAACCAGCTGCCGGTGTGGTGCATCGATCATCGCGAGCCGGTGTTCATCAACGACGTCGTCGCCGAGCACGGCCGCTACATCGCCAGCTACCGCGAGAACAGCCAGGCACTCGAGGACGGCTCGATGTCGCAGCAGCCGCAGTCGCTGATTTATCTCCCGCTGGTCAGCAAGGACCGCGTGCTCGGCGTCATCACCATCCAGAGCCTTCGCAAGAACGCCTATACCCCGCATCACCTCAACGTGATGCGCAGTCTCGCCTCGTATACGGCGATCGCGCTCGACAACGCCGACGCCTATCGCCAGCTCAACGAGCACGAGCACGAGATCCGCCGGCTCTTCGAGGAAGCGCAGAAGGCGCGCGCCGTTGCCGAGGAGGCCGACGCCGCCAAGAGCGCGTTCCTCTCGACGGTGAGCCACGAGCTGCGCACGCCGCTCACCTCGGTGCTCGGCTTCGCGAAAATCATCAAGAAGCGCCTCGAGGATCGGATCTTCCCGATGATCACCAACCCGGAGCCGCGCGTCGCCCAGACCATCCGCCAGGTCGACGACAACCTCGGCGTGGTGATCAGCGAAGGGGAGCGCCTGACCAAGCTGATCGACGACGTGCTCGATCTGGCGAAGATCGAGGCGGGCAAACTCGAGTGGCATATGGAGCCGGTCAGCGTCGCCGAGGTCGTCGAGCGCGCGACGACCGCCACGGCCTCGCTCTTCGAGCAGAAGGGGCTTCGGTTGGCGAGCGAGGTCGCGCCGGGACTGCCGGCGATCGTCGGCGATCGTGACCGGCTGATCCAAGTGGTGATCAACCTCGTCTCGAACGCCGTCAAGTTCACGCCGGCCGGCACCATCACCTGCCGCGCCGCGCGGCGCGGCGGCAACATCGTCGTCAGCATCACCGACACCGGCGTCGGCATCGCGCCGGCCGATCAGCCGAAGGTGTTCGAGCGGTTCAAGCAGGTCGGCGACACGCTCACCGACAAGCCGAAGGGCACCGGCCTGGGTCTGCCGATCTGCCGCGAGATCGTCGATCACCACGGCGGCCGCATCTGGGTGGAGAGCGTGCCGGGCCAAGGCAGCACCTTCAGCTTCTCGCTGCCGCTGCCCGCGGCCGCGGCCGCCGACGCCAGCACTCCGGTCGAACTGGCAGCGCTCATCCGCCAGTTCCGCGACGAGGTGCTGGTCAGCACGCCGCAGTCGGGCGAGCGGCAGTCGCGCATCCTGGTGGTCGACGACGACCCGAACATCCGCGAACTCCTGACCCAGGAGCTGACCGACGCCGGCTACCAGGTGCTGTCGGCGGCCAACGGCCGCGAAGCGCTGACGGTCGTCCGCCGCGAGCGGCCGGACCTGGTCGTGCTCGACGTCATGATGCCGGAGATGAACGGCTTCGACGTCGCCGCGGTCCTCAAGAACGATCCGCAGACGATGGACATTCCGATCGTCATCCTGTCGATCGTCCAGGACCGTGAGCGCGGCTTCCGGCTGGGCATCGACCGCTATCTGACCAAGCCGATCGACACCGACCTGCTCTTTCGCGAGGTCGGCGCGCTCATCGAGCAGAAGAAATCGCACAAGCGGGTGATGGTCGTCGACGAGGACGCCTCGACGGTCAAGACGCTCACCGACGTGCTGACGGCGCGCGGCTACACCGTCGTCGAGGCGCGCGGTGGCGACCTGATCCAGCGCGCGGTCGCCAGCCAGCCCGACATCATCCTGCTCAACGCGCTGTCGCCGGCCCAGGCCGACGCGGTGCGACTGCTCCGCTTCGAAAAGGGCATGGAACACGTGCTCTTCCTGGTCTATCAGTAG
- a CDS encoding cytochrome c has product MRSPVAVVLLLLAGAPAVAQTRPADGLTDGAQLFAAGCAGCHGPEGSGALASTIGFEKPPTYPEFTACDQTSPEVEADWYATIHDGGKARGFSRIMPAFGDLLSADQITALVKFIRGLCHDKAWAAGELNLPRPLFTEKAFPESETVFASSIAPAAESGRGHDATYALQYERRFSARGQLELSIPMAVSHDQTGASHTGVGDVEVGWKQVLWSSLHSGSIFSAQGVVTVPSGNQDKGLGSGTTVLEAFLAAGQLLGRGGGFVQGQLGFEQPTDSSVLARAIYARMAAGRSFRADRGLGRMWTPMAELIVDRDLESGAPSNLDVVPQMQVTINRRQHIRGSLGVRMPVNNRDGRANSVGFYLLWDWFDGGLFDGWK; this is encoded by the coding sequence GTGCGTTCCCCGGTCGCCGTCGTTCTGTTACTGCTGGCTGGTGCTCCGGCCGTCGCGCAAACCCGTCCGGCCGACGGTCTGACTGACGGCGCCCAGCTCTTCGCCGCCGGCTGCGCCGGTTGTCACGGTCCGGAGGGATCGGGCGCCCTCGCTTCCACGATCGGTTTCGAGAAGCCGCCCACGTATCCCGAATTCACCGCCTGCGACCAGACGAGCCCGGAGGTCGAAGCCGACTGGTACGCGACGATCCACGACGGCGGCAAGGCGCGCGGCTTCTCGCGGATCATGCCGGCGTTCGGCGACCTGCTCAGCGCGGATCAGATCACGGCGCTGGTGAAATTCATCCGCGGTCTCTGTCACGACAAAGCGTGGGCGGCGGGCGAGTTGAACCTGCCGCGGCCGCTCTTCACCGAGAAAGCGTTCCCCGAGAGCGAGACGGTGTTCGCGTCGAGTATCGCCCCCGCCGCCGAGAGCGGACGCGGCCACGACGCGACCTATGCGCTCCAGTACGAGCGACGCTTCAGCGCGCGCGGACAGCTCGAGCTGTCGATCCCGATGGCGGTGAGCCACGACCAGACGGGCGCGTCGCACACGGGCGTCGGCGACGTCGAAGTCGGCTGGAAGCAGGTGCTGTGGTCGAGCCTCCACAGCGGCTCGATCTTCAGCGCCCAGGGAGTCGTAACCGTCCCGTCGGGCAATCAGGACAAGGGGCTCGGCTCCGGCACCACGGTACTCGAAGCGTTCCTTGCCGCCGGACAGCTGCTCGGCCGCGGCGGCGGCTTCGTGCAGGGACAGCTCGGCTTCGAGCAGCCGACCGACAGCAGCGTGCTGGCGCGCGCGATCTACGCGCGCATGGCGGCCGGCAGGTCTTTCCGCGCGGATCGCGGCCTCGGCCGCATGTGGACGCCGATGGCCGAGCTCATCGTCGATCGTGACCTCGAGAGCGGCGCGCCTTCGAACCTCGACGTCGTCCCGCAGATGCAGGTGACGATCAATCGCCGGCAACACATCCGCGGCAGTCTGGGCGTGCGGATGCCTGTCAACAACCGCGACGGCCGAGCCAACTCCGTCGGCTTCTACCTGCTGTGGGACTGGTTCGACGGCGGCTTGTTCGACGGCTGGAAATGA
- a CDS encoding response regulator yields the protein MATILIVDDEAHLRTLIQQTLEDLEDEGVELLTAANGEEALAAIESARPQLVFLDVMMPKMNGFDVCQRAKRDLGLTDVYVVLLTAKGQEFDRQRGQEVGADLYMTKPFDPDALLQKARDVLGL from the coding sequence ATGGCGACGATTCTGATCGTGGACGACGAGGCGCATCTGCGCACCCTGATCCAGCAGACCCTGGAGGATCTCGAGGACGAAGGCGTCGAACTGCTGACCGCGGCGAACGGCGAGGAGGCGCTGGCCGCCATCGAGTCGGCGCGGCCGCAGCTCGTCTTCCTCGACGTGATGATGCCGAAGATGAACGGCTTCGACGTCTGCCAGCGCGCCAAGCGGGATCTCGGCCTGACCGACGTCTACGTCGTGCTCCTCACCGCCAAGGGCCAGGAGTTCGATCGCCAGCGCGGCCAGGAAGTCGGCGCCGATCTCTACATGACCAAGCCCTTCGACCCCGACGCCCTGCTGCAGAAGGCGCGCGACGTGCTCGGTCTCTGA